A single Tenacibaculum sp. 190524A02b DNA region contains:
- a CDS encoding amino acid adenylation domain-containing protein, with protein sequence MDLLIFFQKLNKEGVKLTLKDGTLRVKSNKKVKQEILSEIKENKEIIIDYIQSYQKENINVELKEKYKDKNIKVKLLEKIKPFDKKKIKKIPLSFNQDRLWFIDQLEGTTTYHLPTVINIKGTLDIEVLEQSLKKIVSRHEVLRTNLIAIEGIAYQEIVSQEEWSLDQEHVENEERLKTTLQKYISTPFDLSKDNKLRACLYSLGDEKYVLVCAFHHIASDGWSSHIFVKEFVELYSSLSLGIKYNLPEISLQYSDYALWQRDYLKGEVLDSQLLYWEKKLEGVSTLEFPTDYTRLDKKSMDGGFISVNLDEEFSLSLKNLCKEEGVTLFMLLLSTFKVLLSRYTGQEDICVGTPIANRTQSELEVMIGFFVNTLALRSDLSGNPTFKELLNQVKETTLTGYDNQLAPFEKVVSRVVKKRNSVIHPLFQVMFVLQNTPSNSEIEIEGVTISEKEFEVTTSKFDLTMNVSENESTLSIGLEYCTSLFNKTTINRILVHYQELLKGIIRDINQPINKLSILTQEEEKQLLVDFNGTSIDYPKDITLIDLFEKQVKETPRAIAIVYKTQKLTYKDLDKLSNQLAHYLISNKTIGREDAITVALERSEWLIISLLAILKVGGVYVPIDPNYPEERKKYILKDSGSVFTINDFFINRFKENLDEYSVKKLDIDIEPNNLAYIIYTSGSTGTPKGVMIEHHSIINTILSLIKLYSITPESKCLQFINQSFDASFSEIFTTLLKGASLYIIEEYKKYDALLFKEYIETNSITVVTLPPAFLQLLEVEDLQVSTLITGGEAIPLRLAKAFAKRCNYINAYGPTEASICATAFNENIENLVPIGRPIDNTQIYILNRTNELLPLGVIGELCIGGRGVARGYLNRAELTSEKFIKNPFKKGDRLYKTGDLARWLPDGNIEFLGRKDNQVKIRGYRIELGEIESVLLSLELINQCCVLVKEDTMGNQCLVGYVVVKSVFNKELLKSKLSEVLPDYMIPSLWVVLEEIPLTSNGKLDRKALPEPDAFKLSTKEYISPRNNKESQISAIWKELLNIEKIGVYDDFFELGGHSLLVVQLISRLQKEGYHIEVKDIFENPTIAAIGEKISKGILGYQVPVNGIKENVKEIVPSMVPLLNFEQEDINKIVSEIEGGTSNIQDIYPLSPLQEGIYFHYLMSNEEEGDPYVLSNLLSFSSKEKRASFIEALQFVVNRHDVLRTCVLGENLPRAVQVVLKEATLLIEELQVDVSKDILSELLEASSNQWIDITKAPLLTLKSADDKVNGNYYLIINQHHLILDHVGLEKIIFEIEMYVSGKGDTLTTPVLYRDFIGHTLFQQSMNDSESYFKELLRNVDSPSYPFGLSDIKGDGSNIKELNITLSKGLSKELREFSSALGISPAVLFHAAYGVVIGRCSNTGYALFGSLFSGRLQGSLGAADSLGLFINTLPFFISLQYSVSEYITEVKKNLEGLLSYEQTPLANIQSWSNFSNDVPLFSALLNYRHSQTPKEENNSNLTDLGVSIIRSYERTNYPFSIDVDDYGVDFGLTAQIDDSINGNRILVYMQEVLESLLKALKSDDSTAVSDLNMLPEIEVHQLLNTFNDTEMKYPLNTTIVDLFEAQAVKNPENKAVVYNNNSITYKELNERANRLANYINNVYPTSSLVGICMSKGIDMIVSVLGVFKSGRAYIPIDINSPSDRIDYIIKDAELELIITTSIDEELLMPFEHIQKLILDDEEEAIGKELANKLDIDTTVEDVAYVIYTSGTTGKPKGVLVKHLGLLNVTLSWQELFELDETTRLLQIANYAFDVFVGDLCKSLLSGGQMIICPNDVRLDLAGLYELINHYQITIFETTPSLGVPLMDYVYENKLDISPLKQIILGSDVFHVHDFKRLHKRFGKEIRIINSYGVTEATIDSSYYEAEDLASLPYLSQVPIGKPLGNMSFYILDDSKKLVPQGVSGELYIGGLGLAKSYLNKEELTKEKFVSNPFIKNTLLYSTGDLARWLPDGNIDFIGRKDSQVKVRGYRIELGEVENALSALIGIKKSCVLVKKDSIGINHLIGYVVLKNNVDKSEIERGLKSVLPEYMVPTIWVELEEIPLTANGKVDKKSLLKEEVSLLSSSSYVSPRNEIEEKLVVIWQELLGVNIVGVYDNFFELGGHSLLVVKLISQMQKIGLNISVRDFFKTPTIAATVEKISTITSVYKVPVNRITKDVEHITPEMLPLLEFNQEDIDKVISNVGEDVSNIQDIYPLSPLQEGMFFHYLMNNQEKGDPYVSTSLLSFKDKEKRTNFIKALQFVVNRHDVLRTCFINEGLPQAVQVVLREVTLIVENLKIDASQDILSELKLLIAPGNQWMDVSKAPLLELKSVDDPNNNTYYLIFNQHHLILDHVGLEKITSEVELYLLGQESSLSKPVLYRDFIGYTLHQESINNSELYFKKLLGELDTPTYPFGLSNTKGNGSSIKESSFILSEALSKEIRDTCVRFGMSPAVLFHAAYGIVVGRCSNMDYAIFGTVFLGRLQGSLGVEDSLGLLINTLPFFIELKENVFEYIAKVKDSLRALLPYEQTPLSNIQKWSGISNDMPLFSALLNYRHSSQLEESNTVDLGFTMIESYERTNYLFTLNIDDLGESFLLTSQVDSSINASSINLYMQEVLIQLLEGLKLEEEILVSNIKILPKEEEEKLLEISKNLESTNYPQNKTIVDIFDEVVRKNPKGIAIVYEKEVLNYEELDQRSNQLAYYLRKLGVQPDTLVGICLEPSLDMIIGILGILKSGGAYVPIDPSYPQDRIDYTLNDAGINIVVTSKFGQEVIKNKTETVVIDLDNQRDIISTFPKEKISKVINPNNLAYVIYTSGSTGKPKGVLIEHTNVVRLFKNEFCLFNFSSDDVWTLFHSFCFDFSVWEMYGALLFGGRLIIVPKSVTKDAISFTNLLVEQGVTILNQTPNSFYVLQEEFLSRKIETISLRNIIFGGEALNPTYLREWKQNYPSCKLINMYGITETTVHVTYKEIKVEDIISSRNTIGVAIPTLSCYLLDENLNIVPQGVIGEIFVGGAGVSRGYLNREELTSDKFIVNPFDNKSANKLYRSGDLGRWLPDGTIEYIGRKDNQVKIRGYRIELGEIERALLSIDNITQCIVLAKKDRAENNNLIGYVVVEGIFNKEKIQLKLKEYLPDYMIPTLWVELKTMPLTSNGKLDKNALPEIESSRLSTRYFVAPRNEIELELTAIWKELLDIEEIGINDNFFELGGNSLSIMRLKAKIIKSFNKSIDAHFLYNNPTINQISSALIQETEQSTSIELLSKLSTHRSNVIEIAIIGFPYLAGDSTVYKTLAKEITEQYNNIAFYALNLPRDVEEYQKITDESFDGLTENILLEIDEKIKCPIVIWGHCAGANFASYIAKSIESRRNDLLAFCSGAALPIHLYNNVTNSFNPTEFEIKEILSKAGLKELNQNFQEEDWNWIVENYTYDLKISELSAFQYEKKYKNEPINSITYVIVSEDDPVTKNHHEELGVYLSKFDDVVYIKIESGGHYFIQTRAAEVVNIINKVLELMVVAEALN encoded by the coding sequence ATGGATTTATTAATTTTTTTTCAAAAATTAAACAAAGAAGGAGTAAAATTAACCTTAAAAGATGGGACATTACGTGTTAAATCAAATAAAAAAGTAAAACAAGAAATACTTTCTGAGATAAAAGAAAATAAAGAAATAATTATTGACTACATACAAAGTTATCAAAAAGAGAATATAAATGTTGAATTGAAAGAAAAGTATAAGGATAAAAATATAAAAGTAAAATTATTAGAAAAAATAAAACCATTTGATAAAAAAAAGATAAAAAAAATACCGCTATCTTTTAATCAGGATCGATTATGGTTTATAGATCAATTAGAAGGAACAACTACATATCATCTTCCTACTGTGATTAATATAAAAGGGACATTGGATATTGAGGTATTAGAACAATCGTTAAAAAAGATTGTTTCACGCCATGAAGTACTGCGCACAAACCTTATAGCTATTGAAGGCATAGCATATCAAGAAATAGTAAGCCAAGAGGAGTGGTCATTAGATCAAGAACATGTAGAAAATGAAGAGAGATTAAAAACTACGTTACAAAAGTATATAAGTACTCCTTTTGATTTATCAAAAGATAACAAGTTAAGAGCATGTTTATATAGTTTAGGAGATGAAAAGTATGTATTAGTATGTGCTTTTCATCATATTGCTAGTGATGGATGGTCTTCCCATATTTTTGTAAAAGAGTTTGTTGAACTATATAGTTCTTTAAGTTTAGGAATAAAATACAATTTACCAGAAATAAGTTTACAATATTCAGATTACGCACTATGGCAGCGTGACTATTTAAAAGGTGAGGTATTAGATAGTCAACTGTTGTATTGGGAGAAAAAACTAGAAGGAGTAAGTACTTTAGAATTTCCTACAGATTATACACGCCTTGATAAAAAAAGTATGGATGGAGGTTTTATTTCCGTAAACTTGGATGAAGAATTTAGCCTGTCTTTGAAAAATTTATGTAAGGAAGAAGGAGTTACTTTATTTATGCTTTTATTATCAACGTTTAAAGTATTACTATCTCGTTATACAGGACAGGAAGATATATGTGTGGGTACCCCAATAGCAAATCGAACACAATCAGAGTTAGAAGTAATGATTGGCTTCTTTGTAAACACATTAGCACTTCGTAGTGACTTGAGTGGAAATCCCACTTTTAAAGAATTATTAAATCAAGTTAAAGAAACTACTTTAACAGGTTATGATAATCAATTAGCACCTTTTGAGAAAGTTGTAAGTAGAGTTGTAAAAAAACGTAATTCTGTTATACATCCTTTATTTCAGGTAATGTTTGTATTGCAAAATACCCCTTCAAATTCAGAAATAGAGATAGAAGGTGTTACAATTTCAGAAAAAGAGTTTGAGGTTACCACTTCTAAGTTTGATTTAACAATGAATGTCTCAGAAAATGAATCAACTCTTTCTATAGGATTAGAGTACTGTACATCATTATTTAATAAAACTACTATTAATCGTATTCTCGTTCATTATCAAGAATTATTAAAAGGAATTATAAGAGATATTAATCAACCTATTAATAAGTTATCTATATTAACTCAAGAAGAAGAAAAACAGTTATTAGTGGATTTTAATGGAACTTCCATTGATTACCCGAAAGATATTACATTAATTGATTTATTTGAAAAACAAGTAAAAGAAACTCCTAGGGCAATAGCAATAGTTTATAAAACACAAAAGTTAACTTATAAAGACTTAGATAAATTATCTAATCAATTAGCTCATTATTTAATCTCAAATAAAACAATAGGTAGAGAAGATGCAATAACCGTAGCTTTAGAAAGAAGTGAATGGTTGATTATTTCTCTATTAGCGATATTAAAAGTGGGAGGAGTATATGTTCCAATAGATCCCAATTATCCAGAAGAACGAAAAAAATATATTCTTAAAGATAGCGGAAGTGTTTTTACAATTAATGATTTTTTCATAAATAGATTCAAAGAAAATTTAGATGAGTATTCAGTAAAAAAACTGGATATAGATATAGAGCCTAATAACTTGGCTTATATTATTTATACATCAGGAAGTACAGGAACCCCAAAAGGAGTAATGATTGAACATCATAGTATTATTAATACTATACTATCTCTAATAAAATTATATTCAATTACTCCAGAGAGTAAATGTTTACAATTTATTAATCAGTCGTTTGACGCTTCTTTTTCAGAGATTTTTACAACACTTTTAAAGGGAGCAAGTTTGTATATAATTGAAGAATATAAAAAATATGATGCTTTACTTTTTAAAGAATATATTGAAACTAATAGCATTACAGTTGTTACATTACCTCCTGCTTTTTTACAATTGTTGGAGGTTGAAGATTTACAAGTATCTACATTAATTACTGGAGGAGAAGCTATTCCTTTAAGGTTGGCAAAAGCTTTTGCGAAAAGATGTAATTATATAAATGCTTATGGTCCTACAGAAGCTAGTATTTGTGCAACTGCATTTAATGAAAATATAGAAAATCTTGTTCCTATTGGAAGACCTATTGATAATACTCAAATCTATATTTTAAATAGGACTAATGAATTACTTCCTTTAGGTGTAATAGGAGAGTTATGTATAGGTGGTAGAGGAGTTGCAAGGGGGTATTTAAATAGAGCGGAACTTACATCTGAAAAATTTATAAAAAACCCGTTTAAAAAAGGTGACCGTTTATATAAGACAGGTGATTTAGCAAGATGGTTACCAGATGGAAATATAGAGTTTTTAGGCAGAAAAGATAATCAAGTAAAAATTAGAGGTTATCGTATAGAATTAGGAGAAATAGAAAGTGTATTATTAAGCTTAGAGTTAATAAATCAATGTTGTGTTTTAGTTAAGGAAGATACAATGGGAAATCAATGTTTAGTTGGTTATGTAGTTGTAAAAAGTGTTTTTAATAAGGAGTTATTAAAAAGTAAATTAAGTGAGGTTTTACCAGATTATATGATTCCAAGCTTGTGGGTTGTATTAGAGGAAATACCATTAACTAGTAATGGAAAGTTAGATAGAAAAGCTTTACCAGAACCAGATGCTTTTAAGTTATCTACAAAAGAATATATATCGCCAAGAAATAATAAGGAATCACAAATATCTGCTATTTGGAAAGAGTTATTAAATATAGAAAAAATTGGAGTATATGATGATTTTTTTGAATTAGGTGGACATAGTTTATTAGTAGTTCAATTAATTTCACGTTTACAAAAAGAAGGTTATCATATTGAGGTAAAAGATATTTTTGAAAACCCTACAATTGCTGCCATTGGAGAAAAGATATCTAAAGGAATTTTAGGTTATCAAGTTCCTGTAAATGGGATAAAAGAAAATGTAAAGGAAATTGTACCATCAATGGTTCCCTTATTAAATTTTGAACAAGAAGATATTAATAAGATTGTATCTGAGATTGAGGGAGGTACTTCAAATATTCAAGACATCTATCCGCTCTCACCACTGCAAGAAGGGATATATTTCCATTATTTAATGAGTAATGAAGAGGAAGGAGATCCATATGTGTTATCAAACTTATTATCATTTTCAAGTAAAGAAAAGAGAGCTTCTTTTATTGAGGCTTTACAGTTTGTGGTAAACCGTCATGATGTATTACGAACTTGTGTATTAGGTGAAAATTTACCAAGAGCTGTTCAAGTGGTGTTAAAGGAAGCTACATTGTTAATAGAAGAATTACAAGTAGATGTATCTAAAGACATTTTATCAGAATTACTAGAAGCCTCAAGTAATCAATGGATTGATATAACTAAAGCGCCTTTATTGACATTAAAATCAGCAGATGATAAAGTAAATGGTAATTATTACTTGATTATAAACCAGCACCATTTAATATTAGATCATGTTGGTTTAGAAAAAATAATTTTTGAGATAGAAATGTATGTATCTGGTAAAGGAGACACTCTTACAACACCAGTTTTGTATAGAGATTTTATAGGGCATACTTTATTCCAGCAATCAATGAATGATAGTGAATCGTATTTTAAAGAATTATTGCGAAATGTTGATTCTCCAAGTTATCCTTTTGGTTTGTCTGATATAAAAGGAGATGGTAGTAATATTAAAGAATTGAATATTACTTTATCAAAAGGGTTAAGTAAAGAGCTAAGAGAGTTTAGTAGTGCCTTAGGAATAAGTCCAGCAGTTTTATTTCATGCAGCTTATGGAGTGGTTATTGGTAGATGTAGCAATACAGGTTATGCACTTTTTGGATCGTTATTTTCAGGGCGCTTGCAAGGTTCTTTAGGGGCAGCAGATTCTTTAGGCTTATTTATTAATACTTTACCTTTTTTTATAAGTCTTCAGTACTCTGTGTCAGAGTATATCACAGAAGTAAAAAAAAATTTAGAGGGTTTACTGTCTTATGAACAAACACCTTTAGCAAATATTCAAAGTTGGAGTAATTTTTCTAATGATGTTCCTTTATTTAGTGCCTTATTAAATTACCGTCATTCCCAAACTCCTAAAGAAGAGAACAACAGTAATTTAACAGATTTAGGAGTAAGTATTATAAGAAGTTATGAACGTACCAACTATCCATTTTCTATAGATGTTGATGATTATGGAGTTGATTTTGGACTTACTGCTCAAATAGACGATAGTATAAATGGTAATCGTATACTGGTTTATATGCAAGAAGTTTTAGAAAGTTTATTGAAAGCATTGAAATCGGATGATTCTACAGCAGTTTCAGATTTAAATATGTTACCTGAAATAGAAGTACATCAGCTTTTAAATACTTTTAATGATACTGAAATGAAATATCCATTAAACACTACTATTGTAGATTTATTTGAGGCACAAGCTGTAAAAAATCCCGAAAATAAGGCTGTAGTTTATAATAACAATTCCATTACTTATAAAGAGTTAAACGAACGGGCTAATAGATTAGCTAATTATATTAATAACGTTTACCCAACAAGTAGTTTAGTAGGGATTTGTATGTCAAAAGGCATTGATATGATTGTAAGTGTTTTAGGGGTGTTTAAATCTGGTAGAGCTTATATACCTATTGATATCAACTCACCTTCAGACCGAATTGATTATATTATAAAAGATGCAGAGCTAGAGCTAATAATTACTACTAGCATAGATGAAGAATTATTAATGCCATTTGAGCATATTCAAAAATTGATATTGGACGATGAAGAAGAAGCTATAGGAAAAGAATTAGCTAATAAGTTGGATATAGATACTACTGTAGAAGATGTTGCTTATGTTATTTATACTTCAGGAACAACAGGAAAACCCAAAGGAGTTTTAGTCAAACATTTAGGATTATTAAATGTAACCTTAAGTTGGCAAGAATTATTTGAGTTAGATGAAACTACTAGGTTACTACAAATAGCAAATTATGCTTTTGATGTTTTTGTAGGAGATTTATGTAAGTCTTTATTATCAGGTGGTCAAATGATTATTTGCCCTAATGATGTTCGTTTGGATTTAGCAGGATTATATGAGTTAATAAATCATTATCAAATTACAATTTTTGAAACTACTCCATCATTAGGTGTTCCTTTAATGGATTATGTGTATGAGAATAAATTAGATATTTCGCCTTTAAAGCAAATAATCTTAGGGTCAGATGTTTTTCATGTCCATGATTTTAAACGCTTACATAAACGATTTGGTAAAGAAATAAGAATAATTAATAGCTATGGAGTAACAGAGGCAACAATTGATAGTTCATATTATGAGGCTGAGGATTTAGCTAGTTTGCCATATTTATCTCAAGTTCCAATAGGAAAACCATTGGGAAATATGAGTTTCTACATTTTAGATGATTCTAAAAAATTAGTTCCTCAAGGAGTTTCAGGAGAATTATATATAGGTGGTTTAGGTTTAGCTAAGAGTTATTTAAATAAAGAAGAACTTACTAAAGAAAAATTTGTGTCTAACCCATTTATAAAAAATACATTATTGTACAGCACAGGTGATTTAGCACGTTGGTTACCTGATGGAAATATAGACTTTATAGGGAGGAAGGATAGCCAAGTAAAAGTGAGGGGATACCGTATTGAATTAGGAGAAGTAGAAAATGCATTATCAGCTTTAATAGGAATTAAAAAGAGTTGCGTTTTAGTAAAGAAAGATTCAATAGGCATAAATCACTTGATAGGATATGTCGTGTTAAAAAACAATGTAGATAAAAGTGAGATTGAGAGAGGTTTAAAGTCGGTTTTGCCAGAGTATATGGTACCAACCATATGGGTAGAATTAGAAGAAATACCATTAACGGCTAATGGTAAAGTAGATAAAAAATCATTACTAAAAGAAGAGGTGTCATTACTTTCTAGTAGTTCTTATGTATCACCAAGAAATGAGATAGAGGAAAAATTGGTAGTTATCTGGCAAGAATTATTAGGAGTTAATATAGTGGGAGTTTATGATAATTTTTTTGAATTAGGAGGACATAGTTTACTTGTGGTTAAATTGATATCACAAATGCAAAAGATAGGTTTAAATATTTCTGTTAGAGACTTTTTTAAAACCCCTACAATAGCTGCTACTGTAGAAAAAATATCCACTATAACATCTGTATATAAGGTGCCTGTTAATAGAATAACCAAAGATGTAGAACATATAACTCCAGAAATGCTTCCTTTATTAGAATTTAACCAAGAAGATATAGATAAAGTTATTTCTAATGTTGGAGAGGATGTTTCTAATATTCAAGATATATATCCATTATCTCCTTTACAAGAAGGAATGTTTTTTCATTATTTAATGAATAACCAAGAAAAAGGAGATCCTTATGTGTCTACTAGTTTACTGTCTTTTAAAGATAAGGAGAAACGTACAAATTTTATAAAAGCATTACAGTTTGTTGTAAATCGTCATGATGTATTACGTACCTGTTTTATAAATGAAGGTTTACCACAAGCAGTTCAAGTAGTACTTAGGGAAGTAACATTGATAGTAGAGAATTTGAAAATAGATGCTTCACAAGATATATTATCAGAATTAAAATTATTAATAGCTCCTGGTAATCAATGGATGGATGTTTCAAAAGCACCATTATTGGAACTAAAATCGGTTGATGATCCAAACAATAATACCTATTATTTAATTTTTAATCAGCATCATTTAATATTAGATCATGTAGGATTAGAGAAAATAACTTCTGAAGTAGAGTTGTATTTATTGGGGCAGGAGTCTAGTTTATCTAAGCCTGTTTTATATAGGGACTTTATAGGTTATACTTTACATCAAGAATCTATAAATAATAGTGAGTTATATTTTAAAAAACTATTAGGTGAGTTAGATACTCCAACATATCCATTTGGGTTATCAAATACTAAAGGAAACGGAAGTAGTATTAAAGAGTCAAGTTTTATTTTATCAGAGGCTCTAAGTAAAGAAATTCGTGATACCTGTGTTAGATTTGGTATGAGTCCAGCGGTTTTATTTCATGCAGCTTATGGAATTGTAGTAGGAAGATGTAGTAATATGGATTATGCTATTTTTGGGACGGTATTTTTAGGTCGTTTACAAGGTTCATTAGGCGTGGAAGATTCCTTGGGGTTATTAATTAATACTTTACCATTTTTCATAGAATTAAAAGAAAATGTTTTTGAGTATATAGCAAAAGTCAAAGATAGCTTAAGAGCTTTATTACCATATGAACAAACACCACTATCAAACATTCAAAAGTGGAGTGGCATTTCTAATGATATGCCTTTATTCAGTGCGTTATTAAATTATCGACACTCTTCTCAATTAGAAGAGAGTAATACTGTTGATTTAGGGTTTACAATGATAGAATCTTATGAAAGAACTAACTATTTGTTTACATTGAATATAGATGATCTTGGAGAAAGTTTTTTACTAACTTCTCAAGTAGATAGTAGTATTAATGCTAGTAGTATAAACTTATATATGCAAGAAGTTTTAATTCAGCTATTAGAAGGTTTAAAGTTAGAAGAAGAGATATTAGTAAGTAATATAAAAATTTTACCAAAAGAAGAAGAAGAAAAATTATTAGAAATTAGTAAAAATTTAGAGTCAACTAACTATCCCCAAAATAAGACTATTGTAGATATATTTGATGAGGTAGTAAGGAAAAACCCAAAAGGAATAGCAATTGTTTATGAAAAAGAGGTGCTAAACTATGAAGAATTAGATCAGCGTTCTAATCAATTAGCATATTATTTAAGAAAGTTGGGCGTGCAGCCAGATACTTTAGTAGGTATCTGTTTAGAACCTAGTTTAGATATGATTATAGGAATTTTAGGTATTTTAAAATCAGGAGGAGCATATGTTCCCATTGATCCAAGTTATCCACAAGATCGTATTGATTACACATTAAATGATGCTGGTATAAATATAGTAGTGACTAGCAAATTTGGTCAAGAAGTCATAAAAAATAAAACAGAAACTGTAGTAATAGATTTAGATAATCAAAGGGATATTATTTCTACTTTTCCGAAAGAAAAAATAAGTAAAGTAATAAATCCAAATAATTTAGCTTATGTAATTTATACTTCAGGAAGTACAGGAAAACCAAAAGGGGTATTAATAGAACATACTAATGTAGTTAGATTATTTAAGAATGAATTTTGTTTATTTAACTTTTCTTCAGATGATGTTTGGACTTTATTCCATTCTTTTTGTTTTGATTTTTCTGTATGGGAAATGTATGGAGCTTTATTATTTGGTGGACGTTTAATAATTGTTCCTAAATCAGTAACAAAAGATGCTATATCTTTTACAAATTTATTAGTTGAACAAGGAGTTACTATCTTAAATCAAACTCCAAACTCTTTTTATGTACTTCAAGAAGAGTTTTTATCTAGAAAAATAGAGACTATTTCTCTTCGGAATATCATTTTTGGAGGTGAAGCATTAAACCCGACTTACCTTAGAGAATGGAAGCAGAATTACCCAAGTTGTAAGCTAATTAATATGTATGGCATAACAGAGACAACTGTACATGTTACTTATAAAGAAATTAAAGTAGAAGATATAATTAGTTCAAGAAATACTATTGGTGTAGCGATTCCTACTTTAAGTTGTTATCTTTTAGATGAAAATTTAAATATTGTTCCCCAAGGAGTAATTGGGGAAATATTTGTTGGCGGAGCAGGAGTTTCAAGAGGCTATTTAAATAGAGAAGAATTAACTAGTGATAAATTTATTGTTAATCCATTTGATAACAAAAGTGCAAATAAATTATATAGGTCGGGAGATCTAGGACGTTGGTTGCCAGATGGAACAATTGAATATATTGGAAGGAAAGATAATCAAGTTAAGATTCGAGGTTACCGTATAGAGTTAGGAGAAATAGAAAGAGCTTTATTATCTATAGATAACATTACTCAGTGTATTGTTTTAGCAAAAAAAGATAGGGCAGAAAATAATAATTTAATTGGGTATGTAGTTGTAGAAGGAATATTTAATAAAGAAAAAATACAACTTAAACTGAAAGAGTACCTACCAGATTATATGATTCCTACCTTATGGGTTGAATTGAAAACAATGCCATTAACATCTAACGGAAAATTAGATAAAAATGCCTTACCAGAAATAGAATCATCAAGGTTGTCTACAAGATATTTTGTAGCTCCAAGAAATGAGATAGAATTAGAGTTAACTGCTATTTGGAAAGAATTACTTGATATAGAAGAGATAGGTATAAATGATAATTTTTTTGAATTAGGAGGTAATTCACTTTCTATTATGAGACTGAAAGCTAAAATTATAAAAAGTTTTAATAAGTCTATTGATGCACATTTCTTATATAATAATCCAACGATAAATCAAATTTCTTCAGCTCTTATCCAAGAAACAGAACAATCAACTTCAATTGAATTATTAAGTAAACTCTCAACTCATAGAAGTAATGTTATAGAAATAGCTATAATCGGTTTTCCATATTTAGCAGGTGATAGTACAGTGTATAAAACTTTAGCAAAAGAAATAACAGAGCAATATAATAACATAGCTTTTTATGCTTTGAATTTGCCTCGAGATGTAGAGGAGTATCAAAAGATAACTGATGAATCTTTTGATGGTTTAACCGAAAACATTTTATTAGAAATAGATGAAAAAATTAAATGCCCAATAGTTATATGGGGGCATTGTGCAGGGGCTAATTTTGCATCATATATAGCTAAATCTATAGAAAGTAGAAGAAATGATTTGTTGGCATTTTGTTCAGGAGCTGCTTTACCAATTCATTTATATAATAATGTAACTAATAGTTTTAATCCAACTGAATTTGAAATTAAGGAAATATTATCTAAAGCAGGTTTAAAGGAATTAAATCAAAATTTTCAAGAAGAAGATTGGAACTGGATTGTAGAAAATTACACATATGATTTGAAAATTTCAGAGTTAAGTGCTTTTCAATATGAAAAAAAATATAAAAATGAACCTATAAATTCAATTACTTATGTAATTGTTTCAGAAGATGACCCAGTTACTAAAAATCACCATGAAGAATTAGGTGTGTATCTTTCTAAATTTGATGATGTAGTATATATAAAAATAGAGTCAGGAGGGCATTATTTTATTCAGACAAGAGCTGCAGAAGTAGTTAATATAATAAATAAAGTACTAGAACTTATGGTAGTAGCAGAAGCACTAAATTAA
- a CDS encoding DUF4738 domain-containing protein, translating to MKQFLILIIVFSILFNCNRKKGEKTETKFKSRTDLKVKQKATPKKVDTIVSYWQTDFDTIRKNQEIKIENDIHKLALITYSLNDSSIVNVNENYKGIYHDYATEIILTKRNDTILNKKLTKKAFKDSLNSEFYKLAVLMNIEYDGIRSNRLFFKGEFNVPDTDWVIGNEFGVYYQTEKKNKIDSWNYEDIGL from the coding sequence ATGAAGCAATTTTTAATTTTAATAATAGTATTTTCAATTTTATTCAATTGCAATAGAAAAAAGGGAGAAAAAACTGAAACTAAATTTAAATCAAGAACAGATTTAAAAGTAAAACAGAAAGCTACTCCTAAAAAAGTAGACACAATTGTTTCCTATTGGCAAACAGACTTTGATACGATACGAAAAAATCAAGAAATAAAAATAGAAAATGATATACATAAACTAGCATTGATAACATATTCCTTAAATGACAGTTCAATAGTAAATGTTAATGAGAATTATAAAGGGATTTATCATGATTATGCAACAGAAATAATATTGACAAAACGTAATGATACAATTCTAAACAAAAAATTAACTAAAAAAGCTTTCAAGGATAGTTTAAATTCGGAATTCTATAAATTGGCTGTTTTAATGAATATTGAATATGATGGAATTCGTTCAAATAGACTCTTTTTTAAAGGAGAATTCAATGTCCCTGATACGGATTGGGTAATTGGAAACGAATTTGGAGTTTACTATCAAACTGAAAAAAAGAATAAAATTGATTCGTGGAATTATGAAGATATTGGGTTGTAA